The DNA segment GATCGTGAGAAGACACTTGAAATCGTCTCCAAGCAGGTTGGCGAAAATTCCGGCTGCGCGTGCGAAGTGGTGAAGGCTGCGATCGAAGGCTCCCAGGCGGATCCGACGCTTGTGGCTGCGATTGTTGAGGCAGCTGCAACCGCGGCTCCCGAGCAGGCAACCCTTTCCGCTCAATGCGCCATTGCCGTGGCTCCGGATGCCAAAGCAAAGGTCAATGCGGTCATCGCGAAGCTCGGCAAGGCCGGCTCGGCCGGGCAGGCTTCCGCCATGGTGTCCGATGGCAACAATCCTCTCGACTTCCCTGCCGGTGCGGACGGTTCCGGTGCTGGCTCCGGTAGCACCGCTGCTGGTTCTGGCAATGCTGGTGCTGGTGACGGCGGTGGTGCGGTTGGTCCTCGCCCGGGTGATGCTCCAGTGGGTGCTGGTGGGCCTGGTGGTGTGGGTAGTGGTGGTGCCGGTGGTCCTGGTGGCGCAGGCGGACCTGGTGCTGGAACCGGTGGAAGCACCCCTCCTCCTGAGGTAATTCCTCCTGTCGATCCTGTCACCCCTGTTGATCCTTGAGTGATAACTGCTCGAATTAGTCTTAGTTTCCCCGAAAAAACTTCCCCAACATGAAAAAGCAACTTTCCCTCGGTCTGGCCTCTCTTCTGATGGCTGGGTATGCCAGTGCCGGCAGCGGTCTCTACTACGTCGGTGCTGAGCCTGAGAACTCCCTTCCTCTCAAGTGGATGATCGGACTTGATGCGGTGTATGACAACAACGTCACCCCGGGTGCCGGTGCCAAGGAGGACGCGTTCAGTCTCAATCCGTATGTCGGTCTCTCCGTTGTCAGCATCACTCCTCAGACCAGTTGGGACGTTTATGCCCGCCTCGGCTTGATCTACTATTTGGACGCTCCAAGCAATGTCGATGATGTCTATGGTCAGGCCCGTATCGGCGCCAATATGACCCATCGTTTCAACGATCGTCTCCGGGTTTCCAGCCGTAACTTCCTTTCCTACGAACTTGAGCCGGATTACTCCTACGGCTTTGCAACCAGCCGCCAGTTGAGCGAATACTTCTACTGGCAAACCGACAACTCCGTCGGCTACCGCTGGTCCGAGCGCTTCGCCACCTACTCCGGATTCGTTCTGTCCGGCCTCGACTACGACGATGTGCCGAACAGTGATCGTTTCTCCTGGTCGCTCTACAACCAGTTCCGTTACCAACTCTCGCCGCAGACTGTGGCAACCCTCGACTATCGCTACACCCAGACGGATGGCGATGGTCTCGCGGAAGATTCCGACGACCACTACCTGCTGGTCGGACTTGAGCACCGTTTCAGCCCGAACTCGATCATCATCGCCAAAGCTGGTGCTCAGTTCCGTGATGTGGACGGTGGTGACACCAGTACGAACCCATTCCTGGAAGTGGCCACGTCCACCCGTGTGAACGAACAGTTCACGGTGCGTGGCTTTGCGCGCTATTCGGTCGAATCGTATGACACCACCCAGGTTCTGGGAGCTGCCATCTATGACTTCAGCGAGCGCCAGACCCTGCGGATCGGTATTTCCGCCGAGTATGCGATCTCCCCGATGTTCACTGTGTTCAGCGGCGTGGATTACATCGCTTCCGACTATGACAGTGGAAATCTGGTGAGTGCTCCAGGACCTGCTCCTACCGCAAGCGGTCTCGAAGACCGGGTGATCAACGCTTACATCGGTCTCTCGGTGAAGTTCACCGACTACCTGACCGGAACGGCCACCTACAACTTCACTGACTTCGATTCCGACTTCGCCCAAGGTGATTACAACCGCAACCGCTTCAGTGTCGGTGTGCGCGCGGAATTCTGATCTATCCTTGAGTCGATTATCCTGAATATTTGACTTATTCCGAACTCCCGCAATGTTTGCCATTGCGGGAGTTCTTGTTTGCAGGCAATCCTTTTTAACGACCCCCGTTTTCCCAACGTATGCAATCTCCCTCAGCCCAACAGAGTGAAGCAGCGCTTCATGCCGTAGATTACTGGCAGGTCATCAAGAACCGATACGGTGTCATCCTTCTGACGCTTCTCCTGGTGTTCATGACGGCGGCGGTCATCACCTATGTGATGCCCAAGAAGTTCGAAAGCTCGGCGGTTATCGAAGTGAAACCACGCGGTCAGATTCTGTCTCCTTTCGGAGAGCGGGGAGCTGAAGCGAGTGGTATGGGCAGGATGACCCCGCGTTTCTTCGAAACCGAGTTCGAGAAAATCAAAAGTAGCAAGAGTATTGCAAAAGTTGTTGATAATCTGGATCTTGTGAGGAAATGGGGCAAGGACCGGGATGCGATCATCGCCGAGCTCAAATATCGGATCATCACCACCCAGAACATCCGGGGAACGGATTTGATTTCGATCAAGGTCCGCCATGTCAACAAAGAGGATGCGCGCGATGTGGCGACGGAAGTTTCTGAAGCCTATCGCCAATATCGGCATGGCCTTGAAGAGAAGGAATCCGAAATGGCTCTGGGAGAGCTGTCCAAGGCGGTCAGGGAGCAGGAAGACAAGGTGGAGGAGCGGCGCAAGGCTCTTTCGAACATCGTCCGCGAAAAGGAGATCATCTACCGTGGCTCCGAATCAATCTTCGGAAACTCCGGTGTCGATGAGGATGATTCCGCGAGAAGTGCGGCCGATGCCTACGCAAAGCTCGAGCAGCAGAAGATCGAGTTGGAGAGCCAGATCAAGAGCCTTCTGAAGTACGACAGCGAGCAGTTGATGGTCTATGCTTCCGGTCTCGATCTGCCTGAAAACATCGTCAAGACCCTTTACCCGCAGTATCTTGAGATGCGGCGTGAACTTGAAGCGGCGAAAACCCAGGGTTTGGGTGACCGTCACCCGACTGTGCTTGAGCTGGGTGGGCGTGTGGCGAACATGAAGAAAGACCTGGATGCCGGCGTGGTGAACCTGCGGGATGTGCTCCGTGCCCGCCTGGAAATGGCGACCGCGCAGCTCGGGCAGGTCGAGAACCTGAAAATCGAGAAGAAGGGTGAAGCAGTCCGGAAGGGAATTGACACCCAGGACTATGTGGACGCGAAACGCGAGTTCGAGACGGATCTCGATCTCCTGCAGACGATGAAGCTCAAGTTCCTGACGGAAAAGGTTTCGACGAAGATGGGGGATGAATCCATCGCCGTCCATGAAGAGCCGGTGATCGCACAAGCCCCCGTCAGTCCGAACGTGACCTTGAACCTCGTGCTCGGTGCCGTGGTCGGGCTGATCTTCGGTGTCGGCATCGCGTTCTTCCTCGAGTATCTCGATACCTCCGTGAAGAGCCTGGAGGATGTGGAGCGTTATCTGCAGGTTCCGGTTCTCGCGGTGATTCCCAAGGATGTGGGTGTCCTGCACAAGCAGAGCGGGATGAGCCCGGATGCGGAAGCCTACCGGATTCTCCGTACCAACATCGAATTCAACCGCAAGAATCCGGAGGACAATGCGATCACCGTGGTTTCCGGTGGTGCGGGTGAGGGTAAATCGACCACGCTGGTCAATCTTGCCTATATCTGCGCCCAGGGTGGATACACCACGCTCATGATCGACGGCGACCTCCGCCGTCCGCGTCTCCATACGTTCTTCGACATCAACAATGCCGTTGGTCTCACCAACTATCTGACGACGGAGCTGGCTCTGGAAGATGTGATTCTCCAGACACCGGTGGACAACCTCTACTTCATGCCATCCGGTATTCTGCCTTCGGATGCGGCCGGTATCCTCAATTCCCGCCGCATG comes from the Luteolibacter sp. SL250 genome and includes:
- a CDS encoding polysaccharide biosynthesis tyrosine autokinase, with amino-acid sequence MALGELSKAVREQEDKVEERRKALSNIVREKEIIYRGSESIFGNSGVDEDDSARSAADAYAKLEQQKIELESQIKSLLKYDSEQLMVYASGLDLPENIVKTLYPQYLEMRRELEAAKTQGLGDRHPTVLELGGRVANMKKDLDAGVVNLRDVLRARLEMATAQLGQVENLKIEKKGEAVRKGIDTQDYVDAKREFETDLDLLQTMKLKFLTEKVSTKMGDESIAVHEEPVIAQAPVSPNVTLNLVLGAVVGLIFGVGIAFFLEYLDTSVKSLEDVERYLQVPVLAVIPKDVGVLHKQSGMSPDAEAYRILRTNIEFNRKNPEDNAITVVSGGAGEGKSTTLVNLAYICAQGGYTTLMIDGDLRRPRLHTFFDINNAVGLTNYLTTELALEDVILQTPVDNLYFMPSGILPSDAAGILNSRRMSELIQDVKQRFDLVLVDSPPILGVSDASVLASEVDLTMIVVQHRKLPRNMLIRVKQAVENVGGHVIGVVLNNVDVRSDSQYQYYTSYYTYYAPAEGQVGPPVNAAAAPRQQKTGGRENDSELY